GTAAAGATGTGGTGACACTAACATTTCTTGCTAGGATGGCTGACAAATAATGCCCAAGGATTTATGTAAATGAACTTTTCCCTTTTGTATGGAAGCTTTACTTTTTTGaaagatatttttcaaataaatgtgCCGATCTCTTACAGATATCTGACCTATGAGAGcgttttcattgtttttttcgAAATTTATTTCACAGGCCAAGCAATAAATCATTTGCAAGACATAGTGCGCGCTCTACGCTAAGCTGCAAAACATCCAAACAAGACTGAACCGTAGCTCGAATGCAGTACAATGTAAAAGGACTTTTAATAGCAATTTAAagaattattaataaaagtaacaaGCAATTTCATACTTCAGCCATATTTATAAACTAGaagaatgcccagcgttgcttATGTAATAGAAAAAgactgcacagaaaattgatttgtatttaacatataacaacagtaaccattctaattttcaaactacacatCATGAGAAAtgattttgtgtaattgaaataaataaggagaaaaacaactgtaatggtgtttaaatgtaaatgtgttactgtagttacctacagtaacacATTACCTAAGTTactgtagttacctacagtaactttagtttaTTTAATGGTTAGGATCTggaagaaaatgtaacattacaatgtactacatgcagtacgtaccataggaagttcttaccttcaggACATGTATAACagaaacgttgaatttaacttagtgaatttagcttactaaacaagtTTTAGTACAcattttactaaatttcaactttgtcataggctaaaatgttatcacttatctgttttcgAATTCATTTTCACTACAACTTATAATGAacaacgctgaactgagatcgCGAGCATCATATATCTCTCAGGTATTGTGAGAgggatttcggcaaatagcatatgAACATTTTTGTCGTAATCAGAATACCGACTGCctaattttaatttcgagataaatttttgttgatattgtatggcgGAAAACAAATTTCCCCTAGTATGGTCATGGATggaaaagcatcgtgtttcatgaGGTTAAGCGAAACAATCTTATAACAGGGCATCATAACCCGTGGGCacactatattaataatttggCGTGTACAATCGCGAAAAAAGTATATAGTAAGAACAATGGGATGGGAGGAACATCTTAGCTTTGTGGTTAGGTGCGTGTAGCTGCAAACCTCCGGTTGCAATCTTtgcgagttcaaattcagtacagtatgtgttttgtattccTAGATTTTATTCGCTGTAGCTAGACAGACGACAgataaactttgagatttatatatataggttatagTGCGCCCTCGGAATACAAGGTTCTTGTTTAAAGGTTTTGCGCCTTGTGATGTGGAACATAATGCTTTTTTTATCCTCACATTACAGCATTTTTCGCCATACTACATCAACAAAACTGTCTCTCGTTATTTAAATTTGGCTGTCGATATGCTGAATCATCGGAATAAAGAAGATACCAATATGGTAGTCGCCGCAATCCCTTCCACGCTCACTCtttctctctcagttcagcattcttaGTGTTTTGTAAATGCTTGGTATTGCGTGAGTGAAATGAAAATTAGTGAAAACGAAAATTTATTGTGTGGTAtagtgtttaatataatatttactgtaaacTTTAATTCAGTATATGTGTATAACTATATAGctacataactacatatataactttagtTCATTAGCAATGGGTCCTAAAATTAGTAACGACGTTAAAGGAAGAAGTACGaaccataatcataagcagatcataaccattaaatacacaagttactgtaggtaactatagttaccaaggttaatatgctattttgttactatttacAGTACCATAACATTTTAATAacataaacaaaattaataacattttcatgttattaaccagggggtgtttgcattagataattactatgggtttttataccctctatatgacattttcgccttatgatgccaacaccgaAATAAATTAATGTCATATAGTGGGGTACTTGAGAAGTATTTTAAGCAGATTGTTTGCATGCTATTCAACTTCCATCATGGACAGCCTACCTGTGACTCAGGTTGATTGTTGTACGTATAGACAGGAGCTTCAGCTGGGAGGCTGGGCAAGTAGGCGCTGTGAACAGCTGGCTGTGTTTGTTGGGCATAACCGGCTACTGATGAATATTGTGTGGAGGTGGTGGCCTCTTTCATAAGTTGGGTGTATAGCTGGAATGCCTCGGTAAGCTTCTCATTCAGTCGCATCAACTCATTATGCTTGGAGTCTGTCCGCTCCAATTCCTGATCTATGAGAGGTCCCATGACTCCACATTCCTCTGTAATGTAATAGTTACACTCATCACAAAGCTGGTTCAACTAAATGCCAGTCAAATGCAGCGCTGATGGGAGGTTGACATGAGTATGattaacaacaaacaacatacaCCTGTAGCACTATGGCAATGTATGGCTCCAATACTAGCAGTGTCACATGACATCTTTACAGGTAGagttacattatatttattatcttaaaaaGAGTTAGATGTTTTTAAGAATATTGATTAAGAGTTATCCATATtgtatcaatttattttttcctATATTCATCCAGTAGACTAACCAATTTATTTTTTCCTATATTTAGTACTCTATCGAAATTGAATTCTACAAACAATTCAAATACTCATCAGTATTCATAATATAAGAATGCCTATTTTGTGATAATATATATCACAAATTAGCGTGTTCGTTGATGTCCCAAATATAACAGTTAGTAAGTCTCTCCATCTTCACCTTTTCAAGTTGTGTATATATCAAAATAATGCAGTGCGACTGTCGGTTCTGTGATAATGATCACAATCATTGCGTAACTGGCAAGCACTGGTCAGGAGAAAAATGACTAATTACATGTACCAAAAACGAGTTATTTTGATGGCATCGCCAAAATTGACTGTTACGCTGAATCCAATGGGTTTAGCTCTATAACTACTCTTATAGAGATAAAACTAGGCAGCTATGAAACACAGCATCCCAAACATGCATGAAACCTCCCAACCGCATAAATGGCGATGTGACTTCAACTAGTTCAAATAAAATCGGAGTGAACCGATCTCAACAACTAGCCTTGTGTGATCCACCAAAGATACCCAACTAAAATGATGGATATTATCACAGTTGTCTTGTTGTTAATGTACGAAAGATGACAAGAGCCAACTAACGTAGGGAACTCGAAGAGTACTGGTTGAACGAATAGAATAAGAACAAACCTTCCAAATGAACCATCTCGGTCGAGTCCTCTGTTGCGCCAGTTGGGTCAGCATTCTGTATATGGTCTAGGGCTCTATCTATTACACCTTCATCTATCCTAACTGCTTGTGGGTCGAACTGCTCAACCTGCACTTCCTCATCAAACTGCACCGATTTTTTCAACTTGGCACCTGCAACGATTGCTATACATAAAAATACACTAATGCATTAAACAGTTGATGATCACGAGTACTGGAAAACAATTAGACACGGAAACACTTGTACCCAAGTTCTTCGTACTCACCAAGATCTGTCGTCTCTGTTAAGTCTGTTGTTACAAAATTTACTGGAAACAAGCCTTCACCTCTCCATGTAGAGCCTTTCCACCAATTAGGATCACTGTAAATATATGGATATACAAAACCAAACTCGTAAGTATGTCCAGCTAAATATATGAATGCGAGATCAAGACATACATAGTTAAGTTGTTCTGATATTTACTTCATATGTCAAAACCATCGAACATTGGTGTAAATATGTTACAATAATACATTGTGTTCGTTTAATCCATCTCACAGCTCAAAAGATTAATAATCTATCgttaaacctctaattgaacgccacctctatgtGACCGCCACTAATAATAAGTGAAGGTTAGGAAAATAAAACGCCCAtcctccaattgaacgccacctccatttgactgccactgtgagagaagggttgaataatagagtgccaccctcttattgaacgccacctccatttgactgccactataagggaagggttgaaaaataaagtgccatggcattcaattagaggttttacgtatatacataaatctcaatgtttgtcttttgcTTTCTGTCATCACTGTGTCCAGCTAGAGCGATTAAAAACTAGCAATGAGAATTCCCCACACATGCCGTGATGCCCACTCATGTCGTGATGCCCACCCATGTCGTGATGCCCACCCATGTCGTGACGCCCACACTAGATGTCGTGATGCCCACACATGCCGTGACGCCCACACATGCCGTGACGCCCACACTAGATGTCGTGATGCCCACACTAGATGTCATGATGCCCACCCATGTCGTGATGCCCACACTAGATGTCGTGATGCCCACCCATGTCATGATGCCCACACATGCCGTGATGCCCACACTAGATGTCGTGATGCCCACACTAGATGTCGTGATGCCCACACTAGATGTCGTGATGCCCACACATGCCGTGATGCCCACACTAGATGTCGAGATGCCCACACTAGATGTCGTGATGCCCACACTAGAATTGAACTCATGACGATTGCAAGTATGCAAACGAgcgcacctaaccacaagggCTAAGCTGTTCTTATCTGATTTAACTCATCCATGGTATCTGAAGGCTAAATATGTACagtttattataaattaatattaccttttgtgtttgttcttcttttgaaatttttttcaacagaCATTTCAAAATCCAATATtcatttttctttatttgtaaatttcaattgtgtcgtttcaatttcaaatgttccGTTACAGTGCAACTGTAACGGcacattttcaatctttattttCGGTTCAAAGGGGAATCGCTAgaaattgtaaaactaaaaaattttcaCATGGACATTGGACATGGAGTTGTGTCTACATTTTTTCTcggtttggtcagacaaagtaatCTCACGCGCTTCGCTGTTGTATTTAATtccgatatttcatttttacgtttgtgcCAGTATCGactattgagaggtaccagtatagtAGTATTCAATATTTTAATGGATAGCCTCTGCAGCAACTGTAACCTTTTATAtagacacacttctatgtactcttttgttattattaatacagcaTATtcgtgatttttattttgtctttTCTCAGTTCGTTTCAAGTATATCAATTCACTTTTTATTGTAACAACTGTAAGGTTTAAATATGTACAGTCTACAGAACCTACACTTTACATAAAATACAAACCCTGCTATAGGAGTAATGAAAACGATAACTCACCTGTCATCTAAAACTTTTATCAGTTCGCCTGTTTTGAAGGTTAATTCATTCTCCTCTACAGCTTCAAAGTCATACAGCGCACGTACCTGTGAGTTAAGAAGGTGAGCCATGGTAACATGACCATTACTGTACCACACACAAAACAAGAAACCTATCTTTGCTAAGTGCTAATTGGCCGCAGCTGGTAAACTCCATGTTCCTAAAGATAATCcttaaaaataccaatacttatAAACAAGTGCATTTCTAGTTGGCAGTCTGAGTCACAGAGCGATGTAGTCggcataaaaattatatttgagaGTGATCACAAGCATCTGGCTAAGCCTTCAAAAGTATATCCTGTAACTGCAATtatgtacatttttcagtgaAAACCGGCGCATCAAGTCCATCAAACCTTACCTGCATGTCTGACGGTTCTGATGGCGGTGCCCCAGCTGTGCCAATTGTTGCGGATACAGAATTGGAAGTGTGACTTGACTGGGCGAGTGTTGACATAGAAGGGTACAAAGACGTCGATTGGCTTTTAGACTGAGATTCCTTTAAAGAGAGAGCCAAAGCCTTTTCTAAATCCTCGTCCCCACCCGTAGAAACTGCAGCACTCGAGCTACTAAGTGAGGTCACCCCCGAACCGTTTGAGCTCATGCCAAAGTAGGCACCCTCACTTCGCAATGCTTGGTAGAATGTCGGAATGACACTAAAATGAGTCAAGTTCAAGGTTGAAATGCATTGTTTCACAATTCTTCACCAATCAAGTTGATAGTGTAAAAGCACAAGCAATAGATGAGCACAATGCACCAATGCATGTTTATTAGCTGATATTTGATTCTCAGTCAACTTTCTAATTAATCAGCTGAGTAGTGCTGCacaatatctttgcatgtaaaagtgattatttggtctctaaatatatcgaatattgaaaaatatcgaacattggagttgtcttctttcgataGTGTTAGACTTGAAACACGAACGATTGAGAGGCTATTGGTTAATATTGgttgaaaaacaggagttgtcccTCTTTACAATAAGGAAGTGGACAACTCCAGTAATAAATGAAcgatacaacaataaaatattggcttcgatattcatatcgatttgaaaactgaccaaatataaaatcattcactgaaatatatcgtcacatcGAATGATATCATTTTATCATGCAGCGCTACAGCTGAGTGATTAAAAATGAACTCGAAAAACTAAGAGGTTCTCATTTTCCACATTTTAATTGGTCACTCGGTCATAATTTCTTTGTTTTGCCTGCATGCAAGCTGAGTCTAACATTTACGAGTCTGTTAAGTGTGTCCATAGTAAATTCATACAGACAAATGCCCGCTGTCATTTCTTTGTGTTGTCCGAAACATCAGAACTCAGGCTTCCCACAAAATAGTAGGCAGTAGGTTGCGTGCAGTTTAGGTTTGAGTGCAGGCAAGTATTCAAACAGCAAAACTTAGTTATACGAGTAGGTTTGCTGCCAAGTTATTGGTTTTTTATCCCAATATACATACAGTTCATCTTAGTGTCACACCCAAATTTGTATCTTtggtttataaattgatttaaagtttttaacatGATGTGCCTACTTGGACAGTAAACACTAGAAAGGCAATCTCGAATGTATGGTAGGCCTACACTTAAATTACTGGAACTCCAGTGAGCTATTTCATTGGTTACACACAACTTGCTGAAATGAGTGAAAAACTGTATCTCCTTATCCGGCTCTCACGTTGATTAACTGTAAATCTATTCTCAAGAACTGCTCAACAAGAAATAATACCatgtaattttaataataacatataattttttgttacacaAACTCATTTGAGACGAGTTACCCATTTTTTATTCCAGCAtcctattggttaaaatattgtTACTGCAGTCATTTTGATCGAGCTTTCACCACAGATAGATGAATAGCATTGTCAGTAACTTAAATTGTTCCGCATAGAAACAAGCCCATTGGAAGGAGACGATCCTTAGTTGTTCAGAAAAAGCTGCCTTGATCAGAAAAAGCTGCCTTGATCAGAAAAAGCTGCTTTGATCAGAAAAAGCTGAAGGGCCGTGACGCACATGTGGCCACCCATAGAGTGATTAATCAAAATCCTTGGCTCACTGAGCCTCCCCAGTCGGACACTCAAATATGATTCGTCGCTAGCAAGGAAGACCGCGGGAAGTTGGAGGATAGTGGTTTGAAGAGGAAAGTGTTGTATTATTGTTTTGGTTTTGTTCAGAATAGATGTTTTTAAAAGcatgcataaaatatttatttacatttatgtGAACTGAAAAACTGTCACACAGAAAAACACAGAGCTTGAACTGCTAGAAACAAAATTTGTCTTGCCCTGTATGCCCTGTATgatcactcaaaaatttatgaGCAAAAATAAAACACTTGTTTGCTGACTTTTACTGGCAAAAGAACCTGCGTAAAACATGTTCTAAGGCGTACCCATGAGAAACAAATGGGCCAAGGGATGagacaaacaaacaggccaAAGTATAAAAAGCCTTCCAGA
The genomic region above belongs to Watersipora subatra chromosome 1, tzWatSuba1.1, whole genome shotgun sequence and contains:
- the LOC137385395 gene encoding signal transducing adapter molecule 1-like, which gives rise to MSDTDSGPSSFDRAVEKATPDNAAEANWAAVLEICDKAGQSSTGSKDCLKSVMKRLSHSSKNIQLHALTLLDACILNCGSAFHKEVATAEFVKESRNILSKASPAFADKYKESLKKWAENEFKSDSKLSVIPTFYQALRSEGAYFGMSSNGSGVTSLSSSSAAVSTGGDEDLEKALALSLKESQSKSQSTSLYPSMSTLAQSSHTSNSVSATIGTAGAPPSEPSDMQVRALYDFEAVEENELTFKTGELIKVLDDSDPNWWKGSTWRGEGLFPVNFVTTDLTETTDLGAKLKKSVQFDEEVQVEQFDPQAVRIDEGVIDRALDHIQNADPTGATEDSTEMVHLEEECGVMGPLIDQELERTDSKHNELMRLNEKLTEAFQLYTQLMKEATTSTQYSSVAGYAQQTQPAVHSAYLPSLPAEAPVYTYNNQPESQPVYYNTAYPGQAQTAPGQPQPAQQITQASMLSQYGTTTMLNDLPYMPTATAPGMANMQPMYNAGQTSYP